Proteins found in one Triticum urartu cultivar G1812 chromosome 4, Tu2.1, whole genome shotgun sequence genomic segment:
- the LOC125552781 gene encoding 3-dehydroquinate synthase homolog isoform X1, translating into MAVSCSSSSILGSAKALASFHISHLAPQRTASARLRLQCIKMCSAPAAPGGSKKTVWVWTENRQVMTAAVERGWNTFLFGSKDVGKDWSSTARIHPLFIDGLEIFDEGNQKVAAISEISSPGGLQLIQPDNVEVQNTVIHFRGDWQVIPAENIVAAFQGCAGIVLAVSTNSTEAQVFLEALEQGLDGVVLKVEDMDDIIKLKDYFDRRNEAKSQLQLTKATVSKVEVVGMGDRVCVDLCSIMRPGEGLLVCVGSYARGMFLVHSECLETNYIASRPFRVNAGPVHAYVTVPGDKTSYLSELQSGREVIVVDQNGLWRTSIVGRVKIESRPLILVEAKENSGNGTYSIFLQNAETVALIGPDRGSGGRTAIPVTSLKVGDEVLVRKQGGARHTGIEIQEFIVEK; encoded by the exons ATGGCGGTCTCCTGCTCCTCTTCCTCCATCTTGGGCTCCGCCAAAGCCCTAGCTTCCTTCCATATCTCCCACCTCGCCCCCCAAAGAACAG CATCAGCCCGCTTGCGCCTGCAGTGTATCAAGATGTGCTCTGCTCCGGCTGCGCCAGGGGGGTCAAAGAAGACCGTCTGGGTATGGACAGAGAACCGGCAGGTGATGACGGCTGCCGTAGAGAGGGGTTGGAACACTTTCCTCTTTGGATCCAAAGATGTCGGCAAGGACTGGTCAT CAACTGCTCGCATCCATCCTCTCTTTATTGACGGCCTGGAGATTTTCGATGAGGGGAACCAAAAGGTTGCTGCAATTTCTGAAATCTCTTCCCCAGGTGGGCTGCAACTCATACAGCCAGACAATGTGGAAGTACAGAACACCGTGATTCATTTCCGAGGTGATTGGCAG GTTATACCAGCAGAAAATATAGTTGCTGCCTTCCAAGGATGTGCAGGAATTGTATTGGCTGTTTCGACAAACTCAACTGAGGCTCAAGTTTTTCTTGAG GCCTTGGAGCAAGGGCTTGATGGAGTTGTACTTAAAGTAGAGGACATGGATGATATTATTAAACTCAAG GATTATTTTGACAGAAGGAACGAGGCAAAGAGCCAGTTACAGTTGACAAAGGCTACTGTATCAAAGGTTGAAGTTGTTGGTATGGGCGATCGTGTTTGTGTGGACCTCTGTAGTATCATGCGACCCGGTGAAGGCCTTCTGGTTTGT GTCGGTTCCTATGCAAGAGGAATGTTCCTTGTTCACTCGGAGTGCTTGGAGACAAACTACATTGCTAGCAGACCTTTCAGGGTCAATGCA GGGCCTGTGCATGCATATGTTACAGTCCCTGGGGACAAGACTAGCTACCTCTCAGAGCTGCAATCAGGTAGGGAAGTAATCGTTGTTGATCAAAATGGGTTGTGGCGAACTTCAATTGTTGGCCGCGTGAAGATTGAATCAAGGCCTCTCATCCTTGTAGAAGCAAAG GAGAACTCTGGAAATGGTACATATAGCATTTTCCTTCAAAATGCAGAGACAGTTGCACTTATCGGTCCTGACAGAG GATCTG
- the LOC125552781 gene encoding 3-dehydroquinate synthase homolog isoform X3 — protein MAVSCSSSSILGSAKALASFHISHLAPQRTARLRLQCIKMCSAPAAPGGSKKTVWVWTENRQVMTAAVERGWNTFLFGSKDVGKDWSSTARIHPLFIDGLEIFDEGNQKVAAISEISSPGGLQLIQPDNVEVQNTVIHFRGDWQVIPAENIVAAFQGCAGIVLAVSTNSTEAQVFLEALEQGLDGVVLKVEDMDDIIKLKDYFDRRNEAKSQLQLTKATVSKVEVVGMGDRVCVDLCSIMRPGEGLLVCVGSYARGMFLVHSECLETNYIASRPFRVNAGPVHAYVTVPGDKTSYLSELQSGREVIVVDQNGLWRTSIVGRVKIESRPLILVEAKENSGNGTYSIFLQNAETVALIGPDRGSGGRTAIPVTSLKVGDEVLVRKQGGARHTGIEIQEFIVEK, from the exons ATGGCGGTCTCCTGCTCCTCTTCCTCCATCTTGGGCTCCGCCAAAGCCCTAGCTTCCTTCCATATCTCCCACCTCGCCCCCCAAAGAACAG CCCGCTTGCGCCTGCAGTGTATCAAGATGTGCTCTGCTCCGGCTGCGCCAGGGGGGTCAAAGAAGACCGTCTGGGTATGGACAGAGAACCGGCAGGTGATGACGGCTGCCGTAGAGAGGGGTTGGAACACTTTCCTCTTTGGATCCAAAGATGTCGGCAAGGACTGGTCAT CAACTGCTCGCATCCATCCTCTCTTTATTGACGGCCTGGAGATTTTCGATGAGGGGAACCAAAAGGTTGCTGCAATTTCTGAAATCTCTTCCCCAGGTGGGCTGCAACTCATACAGCCAGACAATGTGGAAGTACAGAACACCGTGATTCATTTCCGAGGTGATTGGCAG GTTATACCAGCAGAAAATATAGTTGCTGCCTTCCAAGGATGTGCAGGAATTGTATTGGCTGTTTCGACAAACTCAACTGAGGCTCAAGTTTTTCTTGAG GCCTTGGAGCAAGGGCTTGATGGAGTTGTACTTAAAGTAGAGGACATGGATGATATTATTAAACTCAAG GATTATTTTGACAGAAGGAACGAGGCAAAGAGCCAGTTACAGTTGACAAAGGCTACTGTATCAAAGGTTGAAGTTGTTGGTATGGGCGATCGTGTTTGTGTGGACCTCTGTAGTATCATGCGACCCGGTGAAGGCCTTCTGGTTTGT GTCGGTTCCTATGCAAGAGGAATGTTCCTTGTTCACTCGGAGTGCTTGGAGACAAACTACATTGCTAGCAGACCTTTCAGGGTCAATGCA GGGCCTGTGCATGCATATGTTACAGTCCCTGGGGACAAGACTAGCTACCTCTCAGAGCTGCAATCAGGTAGGGAAGTAATCGTTGTTGATCAAAATGGGTTGTGGCGAACTTCAATTGTTGGCCGCGTGAAGATTGAATCAAGGCCTCTCATCCTTGTAGAAGCAAAG GAGAACTCTGGAAATGGTACATATAGCATTTTCCTTCAAAATGCAGAGACAGTTGCACTTATCGGTCCTGACAGAG GATCTG
- the LOC125552781 gene encoding 3-dehydroquinate synthase homolog isoform X2, with the protein MAVSCSSSSILGSAKALASFHISHLAPQRTASARLRLQCIKMCSAPAAPGGSKKTVWVWTENRQVMTAAVERGWNTFLFGSKDVGKDWSSTARIHPLFIDGLEIFDEGNQKVAAISEISSPGGLQLIQPDNVEVQNTVIHFRGDWQVIPAENIVAAFQGCAGIVLAVSTNSTEAQVFLEALEQGLDGVVLKVEDMDDIIKLKDYFDRRNEAKSQLQLTKATVSKVEVVGMGDRVCVDLCSIMRPGEGLLVGSYARGMFLVHSECLETNYIASRPFRVNAGPVHAYVTVPGDKTSYLSELQSGREVIVVDQNGLWRTSIVGRVKIESRPLILVEAKENSGNGTYSIFLQNAETVALIGPDRGSGGRTAIPVTSLKVGDEVLVRKQGGARHTGIEIQEFIVEK; encoded by the exons ATGGCGGTCTCCTGCTCCTCTTCCTCCATCTTGGGCTCCGCCAAAGCCCTAGCTTCCTTCCATATCTCCCACCTCGCCCCCCAAAGAACAG CATCAGCCCGCTTGCGCCTGCAGTGTATCAAGATGTGCTCTGCTCCGGCTGCGCCAGGGGGGTCAAAGAAGACCGTCTGGGTATGGACAGAGAACCGGCAGGTGATGACGGCTGCCGTAGAGAGGGGTTGGAACACTTTCCTCTTTGGATCCAAAGATGTCGGCAAGGACTGGTCAT CAACTGCTCGCATCCATCCTCTCTTTATTGACGGCCTGGAGATTTTCGATGAGGGGAACCAAAAGGTTGCTGCAATTTCTGAAATCTCTTCCCCAGGTGGGCTGCAACTCATACAGCCAGACAATGTGGAAGTACAGAACACCGTGATTCATTTCCGAGGTGATTGGCAG GTTATACCAGCAGAAAATATAGTTGCTGCCTTCCAAGGATGTGCAGGAATTGTATTGGCTGTTTCGACAAACTCAACTGAGGCTCAAGTTTTTCTTGAG GCCTTGGAGCAAGGGCTTGATGGAGTTGTACTTAAAGTAGAGGACATGGATGATATTATTAAACTCAAG GATTATTTTGACAGAAGGAACGAGGCAAAGAGCCAGTTACAGTTGACAAAGGCTACTGTATCAAAGGTTGAAGTTGTTGGTATGGGCGATCGTGTTTGTGTGGACCTCTGTAGTATCATGCGACCCGGTGAAGGCCTTCTG GTCGGTTCCTATGCAAGAGGAATGTTCCTTGTTCACTCGGAGTGCTTGGAGACAAACTACATTGCTAGCAGACCTTTCAGGGTCAATGCA GGGCCTGTGCATGCATATGTTACAGTCCCTGGGGACAAGACTAGCTACCTCTCAGAGCTGCAATCAGGTAGGGAAGTAATCGTTGTTGATCAAAATGGGTTGTGGCGAACTTCAATTGTTGGCCGCGTGAAGATTGAATCAAGGCCTCTCATCCTTGTAGAAGCAAAG GAGAACTCTGGAAATGGTACATATAGCATTTTCCTTCAAAATGCAGAGACAGTTGCACTTATCGGTCCTGACAGAG GATCTG
- the LOC125552781 gene encoding 3-dehydroquinate synthase homolog isoform X4 yields the protein MAVSCSSSSILGSAKALASFHISHLAPQRTARLRLQCIKMCSAPAAPGGSKKTVWVWTENRQVMTAAVERGWNTFLFGSKDVGKDWSSTARIHPLFIDGLEIFDEGNQKVAAISEISSPGGLQLIQPDNVEVQNTVIHFRGDWQVIPAENIVAAFQGCAGIVLAVSTNSTEAQVFLEALEQGLDGVVLKVEDMDDIIKLKDYFDRRNEAKSQLQLTKATVSKVEVVGMGDRVCVDLCSIMRPGEGLLVGSYARGMFLVHSECLETNYIASRPFRVNAGPVHAYVTVPGDKTSYLSELQSGREVIVVDQNGLWRTSIVGRVKIESRPLILVEAKENSGNGTYSIFLQNAETVALIGPDRGSGGRTAIPVTSLKVGDEVLVRKQGGARHTGIEIQEFIVEK from the exons ATGGCGGTCTCCTGCTCCTCTTCCTCCATCTTGGGCTCCGCCAAAGCCCTAGCTTCCTTCCATATCTCCCACCTCGCCCCCCAAAGAACAG CCCGCTTGCGCCTGCAGTGTATCAAGATGTGCTCTGCTCCGGCTGCGCCAGGGGGGTCAAAGAAGACCGTCTGGGTATGGACAGAGAACCGGCAGGTGATGACGGCTGCCGTAGAGAGGGGTTGGAACACTTTCCTCTTTGGATCCAAAGATGTCGGCAAGGACTGGTCAT CAACTGCTCGCATCCATCCTCTCTTTATTGACGGCCTGGAGATTTTCGATGAGGGGAACCAAAAGGTTGCTGCAATTTCTGAAATCTCTTCCCCAGGTGGGCTGCAACTCATACAGCCAGACAATGTGGAAGTACAGAACACCGTGATTCATTTCCGAGGTGATTGGCAG GTTATACCAGCAGAAAATATAGTTGCTGCCTTCCAAGGATGTGCAGGAATTGTATTGGCTGTTTCGACAAACTCAACTGAGGCTCAAGTTTTTCTTGAG GCCTTGGAGCAAGGGCTTGATGGAGTTGTACTTAAAGTAGAGGACATGGATGATATTATTAAACTCAAG GATTATTTTGACAGAAGGAACGAGGCAAAGAGCCAGTTACAGTTGACAAAGGCTACTGTATCAAAGGTTGAAGTTGTTGGTATGGGCGATCGTGTTTGTGTGGACCTCTGTAGTATCATGCGACCCGGTGAAGGCCTTCTG GTCGGTTCCTATGCAAGAGGAATGTTCCTTGTTCACTCGGAGTGCTTGGAGACAAACTACATTGCTAGCAGACCTTTCAGGGTCAATGCA GGGCCTGTGCATGCATATGTTACAGTCCCTGGGGACAAGACTAGCTACCTCTCAGAGCTGCAATCAGGTAGGGAAGTAATCGTTGTTGATCAAAATGGGTTGTGGCGAACTTCAATTGTTGGCCGCGTGAAGATTGAATCAAGGCCTCTCATCCTTGTAGAAGCAAAG GAGAACTCTGGAAATGGTACATATAGCATTTTCCTTCAAAATGCAGAGACAGTTGCACTTATCGGTCCTGACAGAG GATCTG